A section of the Hevea brasiliensis isolate MT/VB/25A 57/8 chromosome 17, ASM3005281v1, whole genome shotgun sequence genome encodes:
- the LOC110666198 gene encoding putative B3 domain-containing protein At3g24850, giving the protein MAKTQRLLREKTLKKPIISHVEEKGIAIKEKEFVGEKLLSSAIKFGKELNQKKNVRINTSLKRENPDCEKDKNWDVVFENGQERRKRYRKGNSKSENGIAKGSLPVTPPDLPQEFKKKIKEMHGTELQLVIQKAITDTDTQDAQSRLSMPERQILCEFLKEVEREKLEKNEEMKVQIMIDPNLKLSDMIFKQWNLGKSNRKTCTSFVFRTHWNDFKKKIGVKKGDIIQVWSFRIEEQLYFILVKVEEEENEQANRR; this is encoded by the coding sequence ATGGCGAAGACACAGAGGTTGTTAAGAGAGAAAACTTTGAAAAAGCCAATAATTTCACATGTTGAAGAAAAGGGTATTGCAATTAAGGAAAAAGAGTTTGTGGGAGAAAAATTACTGAGTAGCGCAATTAAGTTTGGGAAAGAACTGAATCAGAAGAAGAATGTGAGAATAAATACCTCATTGAAACGAGAAAATCCTGACTGTGAGAAAGACAAAAACTGGGATGTAGTATTTGAGAATGGTCAAGAAAGGAGAAAAAGGTATAGAAAGGGGAACTCTAAAAGTGAGAATGGCATAGCGAAGGGTTCATTACCAGTGACACCCCCAGACCTGCCtcaagaattcaagaagaagatcAAGGAGATGCATGGTACTGAATTGCAGTTAGTGATACAAAAGGCAATCACGGACACTGATACACAGGATGCTCAGAGTCGTTTATCAATGCCCGAGAGGCAAATACTATGTGAGTTCTTAAAAGAAGTTGAAAGGGAAAAGTTAGAAAAGAATGAAGAGATGAAAGTGCAGATCATGATCGATCCCAATCTTAAACTTAGTGACATGATTTTCAAGCAATGGAACTTGgggaaatcaaacaggaaaactTGCACGTCATTTGTGTTTCGCACTCACTGGAATGATTTCAAGAAGAAGATTGGAGTGAAAAAAGGTGATATAATTCAAGTGTGGTCTTTTCGAATTGAAGAacaactttattttattttggtaaaggttgaagaagaagagaatgaaCAAGCTAATCGCAGATGA